One segment of Pantoea sp. Lij88 DNA contains the following:
- a CDS encoding multidrug effflux MFS transporter, with protein MQKFTLLLLSLVLLAPLGIDLYLPTLPQIAEGLDTPVNLVQTTIPLFLLVMGLGQLVTGPLVDNYGRKPIALLGLALYITGSAIAATATSFPLFVLARLVQGCGVCCSAVVAFSGVRDRLSGDDAARAYGFLNGALNIVPALAPLLGGLLASAFDWRAPFWFLCAYGLLITLLVIIWLPETRPADTLRVKGLPIKQYAEILRQPRFLAFAFANAGALGMVLTYVSLAPQVLMTEGGLTPIQFSFAFGANGFWIMFVSMFVNKAIRKAGRPFCLAMGFFTMLLGAVLLVAGMQIFPAEMQTHWALYMFPVAVSVAGLAFTVGPATSYALEPYQQQAGVASALQGFIQMAGGAAGSLVIVALPVAEKLSLSLMMLLGAALAFIAWRCSRKMRGSLTALK; from the coding sequence ATGCAAAAATTTACTCTGCTGTTATTAAGCCTGGTGCTGCTGGCACCCTTAGGCATCGATCTCTATTTGCCCACGCTGCCACAAATCGCAGAAGGGCTGGATACGCCGGTTAACCTGGTGCAGACCACCATTCCTCTGTTTCTGCTGGTGATGGGGCTGGGACAGCTGGTGACCGGCCCGCTGGTGGACAATTATGGCCGTAAGCCGATTGCCCTGCTGGGCCTGGCGCTCTACATCACCGGCAGCGCCATCGCCGCCACCGCCACCTCATTCCCGCTGTTCGTGCTGGCTCGCCTGGTGCAGGGCTGTGGCGTCTGCTGTAGCGCCGTTGTCGCCTTTAGCGGCGTGCGTGATCGCCTGAGTGGCGACGATGCCGCCCGTGCCTATGGCTTCCTGAACGGTGCACTGAACATTGTTCCGGCGCTGGCTCCGCTGCTGGGCGGCCTGCTGGCCAGCGCTTTTGACTGGCGCGCACCCTTCTGGTTCCTCTGCGCCTATGGCCTGCTGATAACGCTGCTGGTAATTATCTGGCTGCCGGAAACGCGCCCGGCGGATACGCTGCGGGTGAAAGGATTACCGATTAAGCAGTACGCTGAAATCCTGCGTCAGCCGCGCTTTCTGGCGTTCGCCTTTGCCAACGCCGGTGCGTTGGGCATGGTGCTGACCTATGTGTCGCTGGCTCCACAGGTTTTAATGACCGAAGGCGGGCTGACGCCGATCCAGTTCTCATTTGCTTTCGGGGCCAATGGTTTCTGGATTATGTTCGTCAGCATGTTCGTGAATAAAGCGATTCGCAAAGCGGGTCGGCCTTTCTGTCTGGCGATGGGATTCTTCACCATGCTGCTGGGCGCGGTGCTGCTGGTGGCGGGGATGCAGATCTTCCCGGCAGAGATGCAGACGCACTGGGCGCTCTACATGTTCCCGGTGGCGGTCTCGGTTGCCGGACTGGCCTTTACGGTGGGACCGGCCACCAGCTATGCGCTGGAGCCGTATCAGCAACAGGCGGGTGTGGCGTCAGCACTGCAGGGGTTCATTCAGATGGCAGGCGGTGCGGCAGGCAGTCTGGTCATCGTCGCGCTGCCGGTAGCGGAAAAGCTGTCGCTGAGTCTGATGATGCTGCTGGGTGCAGCGCTGGCCTTTATCGCCTGGCGCTGCAGCAGAAAGATGCGCGGCAGCCTGACCGCGCTTAAATAA